From Medicago truncatula cultivar Jemalong A17 chromosome 7, MtrunA17r5.0-ANR, whole genome shotgun sequence, a single genomic window includes:
- the LOC11432955 gene encoding ACT domain-containing protein ACR10: MGILHDDVVIMREPEKEGETTIITVNCPDKTGLGSDLCRIILLFHLTILRADVSTDGKWCYIVFWVVGKEKTRWSLLKKRLIAACPTCSSASGFSYFCSDLQNQKPPDVFLLKFCCKDRKGLLHDVTEVLCELELTIKKVKVSTTPDGKVLDLFFITDTRELLHTEKRKDDTIEKLTTVLEDFFTTIDIELVGPETTAFSQPSSSLPNAITDVFDLQSGTSTSDSVSIVMDNTLSPAHTLVQIMCQDHKGLLYDIMRTLKDFNIQISYGRFSKKPRGKCEIDLFIMQVDGKKIVDPSKKESLSSRLKTELLRPLRVAVVSRGPDTQLLVANPVELSGKGRPLVFYDITLALKMLGLCIFSAEVGRHVIGDRECEVYRVLLDEGEGLSFPRNKIEKGVWKKLMGWE, from the exons ATGGGTATACTACATGATGATGTTGTGATTATGAGAGAACCAGAGAAAGAAGGTGAAACTACCATCATAACGGTTAACTGCCCCGACAAAACTGGTCTTGGTTCTGATTTATGTCGCATCATTCTCCTCTTTCATCTCACCATTCTCCGAGCAG ATGTTTCAACTGATGGAAAATGGTGTTATATAGTATTTTGGGTggtgggaaaagaaaaaacaaggtGGAGTTTGTTGAAGAAAAGACTAATTGCTGCTTGTCCTACTTGTTCTTCTGCTTCTGGATTTTCTTATTTCTGCTCTGATTTGCAGAATCAAAAGCCTCCtgatgtttttcttttgaagttttgttGCAAAGATCGGAAAGGTCTTTTACATG ATGTCACAGAGGTTCTTTGTGAGTTAGAGCTCACCATAAAGAAAGTAAAGGTCTCTACCACGCCTGATGGTAAAGTGTTGGATTTGTTTTTCATCACGGATACAAG GGAACTTCTACATACAGAGAAGAGAAAGGATGACACGATTGAGAAGTTAACAACTGTTTTGGAGGATTTCTTCACTACAATTGACATTGAATTAGTTGGCCCAGAAACTACTGCTTTTTCTCAACCATCTTCATCCCTTCCAAATGCGATCACGGATGTGTTTGATTTGCAAAGTGGGACTTCTACGTCAGATTCGGTTTCTATTGTGATGGACAATACATTGAGTCCTGCTCACACTCTTGTCCAAATTATGTGCCAAGATCACAAAGGTCTTCTTTATGACATCATGAGAACTCTGAAAGACTTCAACATTCAG ATATCTTATGGGAGATTCTCAAAGAAACCTAGAGGAAAATGTGAGATTGACTTGTTCATCATGCAAGTTGATGGGAAAAAGATAGTTGATCCGAGCAAGAAGGAGTCTTTGTCGTCACGCCTTAAGACGGAACTACTGCGCCCGCTCAGAGTAGCTGTTGTGAGCAGGGGACCTGATACACAGTTGCTGGTTGCAAACCCTGTGGAATTGTCTGGCAAAGGAAGGCCCCTAGTATTTTATGATATCACTCTTGCTCTCAAAATGCTTGGACTTTGCATCTTTTCG GCTGAAGTTGGTAGACATGTGATTGGAGACCGCGAGTGTGAAGTGTATAGAGTCTTGCTTGATGAAGGGGAGGGCTTATCTTTTCCAAGGAACAAGATTGAGAAAGGAGTCTGGAAAAAGTTGATGGGTTGGGAGTGA